A genomic window from Solanum dulcamara chromosome 11, daSolDulc1.2, whole genome shotgun sequence includes:
- the LOC129874244 gene encoding lysine-rich arabinogalactan protein 18 codes for MDRKFVFLVSILCIVVASVTSQTPPAAAPAKAPVGAKTSTTPPAAAPTKPKSPAPAKAPASAPPTAVPVAPVTAPAAAPTTPVVAAPVSAPASSPPAKAPVQSPPPVAAPVQSPPVAAPVQSPPAPAPEAATPPAVSTPPAAAPVAAPVASETTPAPAPSKGKGKGKKKGKKHNASPAPSPDMMSPPAPPSEAPGPSMDSESPSPSLNDESGAEKLKMLGSLIAGWAVMSWLLF; via the exons ATGGATAGAAAATTTGTATTTCTAGTGTCAATTTTGTGCATTGTAGTGGCAAGTGTCACGAGTCAGACACCACCTGCCGCAGCACCAGCCAAAGCACCCGTAGGTGCTAAGACTAGTACTACTCCACCTGCTGCTGCCCCAACTAAGCCCAAATCTCCTGCTCCTGCTAAAGCACCAGCCTCGGCCCCACCTACAGCTGTTCCTGTTGCTCCAGTAACTGCTCCAGCCGCCGCTCCCACTACCCCTGTTGTTGCTGCACCCGTATCAGCACCAGCAAGTTCTCCACCAGCTAAAGCACCAGTACAATCTCCACCACCGGTGGCTGCACCAGTACAATCTCCACCAGTAGCTGCACCAGTACAATCTCCACCGGCTCCTGCTCCGGAAGCAGCTACACCGCCAGCCGTTTCTACTCCACCGGCTGCAGCTCCAGTTGCAGCACCTGTTGCTTCTGAGACAACTCCGGCTCCGGCTCCTAGCAAGGGAAAAGGAAAGGGAAAGAAGAAGGGAAAGAAACATAATGCATCACCAGCACCTTCTCCCGATATGATGAGCCCACCTGCACCCCCATCCGAAGCTCCTGGACCTAGCATGGACTCCGAATCTCCCAGCCCATCTCTTAACGATGAG AGTGGAGCAGAGAAATTGAAGATGCTGGGAAGTTTGATAGCTGGATGGGCTGTGATGAGCTGGCTCTTGTTTTAA